In Silene latifolia isolate original U9 population chromosome X, ASM4854445v1, whole genome shotgun sequence, the following proteins share a genomic window:
- the LOC141620882 gene encoding serpin-Z1B-like, whose protein sequence is MGSKQKTKVIANQIIKQNSKQELVTPKFSLQVAAHVIQEHLSKSESMVCSPVSIDALLSILALGAENSTLEQLLMLLGHGDLSELNTAARKLGAVLKGSRDDDEDGPKISFANGLWLDQRFSLKPGFKKGLKDVHKAEVRVVDFANKADQVVNEVNSWAEQETKGFIKQVLSRDNLEDNTLLVLANALYFKGNWHKYFESKNTKDGNFNLLNGDKIRVPMMNQWHELFEYQSSDSCQVLKLPYKTGENSEDKNETKAFSMYVFLPHEKNGLPNLFEEIKTNANLLINNLEFVIITRLSFPKFKFECKVALKEPMKKLGLLQPFEKTCEDFSGMTDVTEPIYVSGISQKCFVETNERGTMGAAVTWSGLVVGGARTSKPRPPPINFVADHPFMFMIMEDVSGAVLFVGTVLDPR, encoded by the exons ATGGGTAGTAAACAAAAAACCAAAGTTATTGCCAACCAAATCATAAAACAAAATTCCAAACAAGAACTTGTCACGCCAAAGTTTTCATTACAAGTCGCTGCACATGTAATTCAGGAGCATTTATCAAAGAGCGAGAGCATGGTTTGCTCGCCGGTGTCGATCGATGCCCTTCTTAGCATCCTAGCCCTTGGAGCGGAGAATTCGACGCTAGAGCAGTTACTTATGCTGCTTGGACATGGCGACTTGAGTGAATTGAACACCGCGGCGCGTAAATTAGGTGCCGTTCTCAAGGGCTCCcgtgatgacgatgaagatgggCCGAAGATATCGTTTGCTAATGGGTTGTGGTTGGATCAACGGTTCTCGTTGAAGCCGGGTTTTAAGAAAGGTTTGAAGGATGTTCATAAGGCCGAAGTTAGGGTTGTTGATTTCGCCAATAAG GCGGATCAAGTAGTGAATGAAGTAAATTCATGGGCTGAACAAGAAACCAAAGGATTTATCAAACAAGTTCTTTCTAGAGATAACCTTGAAGATAATACTCTTTTAGTATTGGCTAATGCATTATATTTCAAAGGAAATTGGCATAAATATTTTGAGTCGAAAAATACAAAAGATGGCAACTTTAATCTTCTCAATGGTGACAAAATTCGAGTTCCCATGATGAATCAATGGCACGAGTTGTTCGAGTATCAATCTTCTGATAGTTGCCAGGTTCTAAAACTGCCATACAAAACAGGAGAAAACTCGGAAGATAAAAATGAGACGAAGGCCTTTTCGATGTATGTCTTTCTCCCACATGAGAAGAATGGCTTACCAAATCTCTTTGAAGAAATCAAGACTAATGCAAATTTGTTGATCAATAACCTCGAGTTTGTCATAATTACCCGTCTTTCATTCCCGAAATTCAAATTTGAATGCAAAGTTGCGCTCAAAGAGCCTATGAAAAAATTGGGCTTGTTACAGCCATTTGAAAAAACCTGTGAGGATTTTTCAGGAATGACGGATGTCACTGAGCCGATCTATGTAAGTGGTATATCTCAGAAGTGCTTTGTTGAAACTAATGAACGTGGGACGATGGGTGCAGCTGTCACTTGGAGTGGATTGGTTGTAGGAGGTGCAAGAACTTCTAAACCACGGCCTCCTCCAATAAACTTTGTGGCTGACCACCCGTTTATGTTTATGATCATGGAAGATGTTTCAGGTGCTGTACTTTTTGTTGGGACGGTGCTTGATCCCCGATAG